CGGCGGCCGGGCCGCGCTCCCCGACGCGCCCGGCACCGACCTCGACGGCGTGTTCGCGGTCCGGAACCTCGAAGCCGGCCGAGCGCTCCGGAGCTACGTCCTCCACGAGGGGGACGCCGATACCCCCGCGAATCCGACCGAGGGGTCCGGCTACGGCGAGAAACTGCGCTCGCACCTGCGCGAGACCGACGCCGAGGTCGTCGCGGTCGTCGGCGCGAACAAGATCGGCGTCGAGATGGCCGAGGCGTTCTCCTCGCAGGGGTTCGAGGTCCACTTGGTCGAGCAAGGGCCCCGGGTGCTGCCGGCGTTCGGGCCGGACGTTGCCGAGACGGTGACCGACCACCTGCGCGAGCAGGGCGTTCAGCTCCACCTCGACGCGTCCGTGGAGCGACTGGCGGGGGAGGGCGGTCGGGTCGAGGCGGTCGAGACCGGCGACGAGCGCATCGAGGTGGCCGCCGTGCTCTGCGACGTGGGCGTGGAGCCCAACGCCGACCTCGCGGCGTCCGCGGGCGTCGAGCTGGGCGAGACCGGCGCGATACGGACCGACGAGTACGGCCGGACCGGCGACGACCGGATATACGCCGCGGGCGACTGCGCAGAGAAGCGCCACCTGCTCACCGGCGAGCGGGTGCGCTGGCCGTACGCGCTCGCGGCCAACCGCGCCGGTCGCGCGGTCGGGCGCACGGTCGCGGGCAGACCCACGCCCACGGGCGGCATCGTCGGGACGGGCGTGATGAAGGCGTTCGACCTCGAAGTGGCGCGGACCGGGCTCGACGACGAGCAGGCTCGCGACGCCGGGTTCGAGCCGGTGTCGACGACCATCACGACCATCACGCGGGCCCACTACTACCCCGGCTGGTCGCGCATCGTCGTCCACGCCACCGCTGACGCCGGTTCGGGTCGGCTGCTCGGCGCGAGCATGGTCGGCGCGGAGGGCGCGGCCCACCGCATCAACTCTGCCGCGACGGCGCTCCACGCCGGCCTGACGGTCGAGGAGGTCGGCCGCCTCGACTTCGGGTACGCGCCGCCGTTCGGCCCGGTCTGGGACCCGGTGCTGCTGGCGGCGAAGGCGCTGGGCGACGAGATGGAGTGACCGGAGAATCACACCGACCGCCGGACCGCGGCTACCCACGAGCCTAACTGTCCGTGCGCCGTACGTCTCCCATGACCTATCAGACCACGCTGGGCTGGTCGCTCGTCACGTCCGGCATCGTCACGCTCCTGCTGAAGGTCCTCCCGTGGGACTCCATGTGGTGGGGAATCCTGTTCCTCGTGGTGGGCATCGCGATGCTGTACGTCCGGCAGTGAGCGACGGGGGCAGAACCGCTCCCGGTGAACGAGGGCGCTACTCGACGTGGACCCGGGTGACGTGGCCGCCGCAGCCGCACTGCTCGACGTACTCCCACGAGACGTCGTCGCCGAACGCCTCCCGGAGCGCGTCGTAGAGGTACGTCTCCGGGTGGCCGTGGTCGCCGTGGGTGACGAGGTTGACGTGGTTGCCGGCGGTCGTGTGCTCGACCGCGGTCCCGGCCTGCCGGACCACGAGGTCTCGACTCTCGGCGTGGTGGGGTTGCTCCAGGTTCGCCGACCAGGAGTTGTCGTGGACGCGGTCGGTGATGGGCTCGACGTCGCTGTCCAGGTCCGCGTCGTGCTCGCGGTCGTCGCTTGTGGTCTCCATGTTCGAAAGGAGGCCGGACTCCCGAGAAGGGGTTGTCCCGAACGTGTTCGGGTCGGACGTCCGGGTCGCCCGAGTGCCGCCCGCCATCAGTCCAGCAGGCCGACCAGGTCCGACACGTCGCGCTCGTCCAGCGAGCGCACCGCCCCGATTATCTCGTCGCGGCGGTTCGCGTCGTAGCGCGTCCCGGCGGTCTCGTGGAACTTGCGCTCGATCTCGTCCCAGGACATCGGGTCGTTCGGGTGGCCCTCGAACTGGTCCTTCTCGACCAGGTAGGTCGTCCCGTCGGCCGTCTCGACCGCGACGACCGCGGGCATCTCGCCCTCCTCGAACCTGGCCGTGAGCTCGTCGTCCTCCGAGACCTCCACCTTCCGGAGGAGCTCCTGGACGTCGTCGCCCCGGATGCGCTCGGGGGCGTACTGGGCGTTGGTGAGTTCGCGGTCGACCAGCGCGGCCGCCAGCATGTACGGCAGCGAGTGGTCGGCCTGGGCCTTGGTCTCGACCTCGTAGCGGCTCCCCTCGCCGCCGCCGATGATGAGCTTCGCGCCCGCGAAGGTGTCGAGCCGGATCTTCTCGATCTCGTCGGGGTCGATGGCCTCGCGCTCGGCGATTTCGATGATGCCCTCGACCGCCGACTGGGCGTAGGTCTCGGCGACGTACTTCTTGGTCATCACGTCGTGGACCCGCTCGGCCGGCGTGAACTCGGCCCGGAACTCGCCCGAGACGGTCTGCTTCCACCCCTTCCGGCCCTCGAAGAGGTTCGTCGGCCCCGCCATCCCGTTCTTGGCGAGGAACGCCGAGTACACCGCGTTCCGGGCGGCGTTGGCCGACGCGACGCCCTTCCACTCGGAGATCCCCTCGGTCCGGGTCACCCGGAGCGCGTTGTGCGCGGTGCCCGCGATACCGATGGCCGACCGGAGCTGTTCGCGGTCGAGTTCCAGCATCTTCCCGGCGCCGGTAGCAGCGGAAATCACGGTGTGGGTCACGTGGTCCCAGCCGCGGTCCCGGACCGGCGCGTTCCACGCCAGCGCGGCCTGGACCTCGTAGGCGACGCCGATCGCCGCGAGCAGGTCGGCACCCGAGGCGTCCCGGTACTCGCCGCACGCCACAATCGCGGCGATGTTGTCGCTCGGGTGGGGCGTCTCGCCCGGCGCGAGGAACGAGTCCATGTAGTCGAGGTAGCGCACGAGGGCAGTGTTGTACATCGTCGCGTCGGGCGGCGACGCGGTCGCGGCGGCCGGGGCGGGTTCGGAGTCTTGCGAACTGCCGCCGCCCCACAGCGAGCACCCCTCGCCGCCGAACTCCGCGACGGTGTCGCCCACGACGCCGACCGGTTCCTCGTCCATCGCGGCGACCGCGATGCCGACCGAGTCGAGCACGCGCTTTTGGAGTTCGTCGACCGTCTCCTCGCGCAGGTCCTCGTACTCGAGGCCGAGCGCGAAGTCGGCGATGTCGGCGGTCGTCGTCATGGCGCGGGTTGGGACCCCGCAGGCCAAAAAACGGGCCGTGCGTTCAGCCGGAAACGCGAGTCGTCCCGGCGGTAAGGCCGGATTACGAGCGCAGAGAAGTGACTTCTCGAGCCGCGGAGCGGCCGTCTCCGGCCGCATGCCCGCATACTGTCCTCAGACAGCGGGCGGTCGAGCCCCGGGGTCAGCGCCGCCGGGTCGCGAGCGCGCCGCCCGCGAGCAGGACGGCCAGACCCAGCAGTGCGGCCACGGGCCCGAAGCCGGGCGCGGGCGCGTTGGCCTCGACCGTCGTGGTCGTCTCCTCGGCCGCAGCGTCATCGGCGGCCGCGGTCGTCTCCGCACCCATCTCGGTCGCGGTCTCCTCGGCCGCGGCGCCGTCAGCCGCGGTGGTCTCCGCCCCGCCGTCGGCGGCCGTCGTCTCCTCCTCGTCGCCGGCTGCGGGGGTCTCCTCGGCCGCGGTGGTCTGCTGGGCCGCCGCAGTCGTGGTCTGTTCAGCCGCCGCGGCGCCGGCGCCCTCGCCGACCACCTGACCGGTCGCGTTGACGTCGAGTTCGGTGATGGACGCCGTGAAGTTCGTGTCGGCGGGCACGTCCGAGAAGTCGAACGTCGCCTCCCACGTCCCGTCCTCGGAGACAGTCGCGGTCTGGCGCTTGAGGAACGGGTTGTCGTCGACGTTCGCGGCCTCGACGGTCAGCTCCGAGCCGGGCGCGAGGGTGCTGTTACCGGAGATGGTCGCGTCGCTCGACGGCGGGACCTCGACCGGTTGGTCGAACGAGGCGTCCCGCGGAACCACGGTGAAGTTGGTCTCCAGCGACGTCTCGTTGCCGGGTTCGACGTAGGGGTTGGCCGCCGTGAGGTTGAACGTCGCGTGGTAGGTCGCGTTCGCTTCGAGCGCGTTCGAGTCGACGACGAAGAAGAACCGGTCGCCCGACTCGTCGACGAACAGCCGGCCCTGCTGGAGCGGCACCTGTTCGTCGGGCACGTTGATCTCGCCGAGCCGGGTCACGTTCATCGAGACCCCGGTCTCGTTGTTGTCGAGGTCCGAGATGTTCTGGACGTAACCGTACAGGCCCGAGGCCTGGACCTCCACGACCGCCCAGTCCTGGTAGGCGACGTCCTGGTCCTGCGTGGCGACCTCGGCCAGGCCGGAGACGCTGTCGACGTCGGCGGCGTCGGGCGCGGTCCACACCTGGATGCCGCCGGTCGAGCGCTCGCTCAGCGCGATGGACCCGACGGCGGTCCGGGTCTGGCCCACCGACACCTGGATCGGGTAGGTCGCGGCGTCGAGCCGGCCGGGCGTCGGGTCGGTCAGCAGCTCGAAGTCGGTGTAGTTGTCCTCGCCGACGACCGAGATGCCCGGCGAGTCGGGCGAGATGCCGGCCAGGTAACTGTTGAACCGAACGGTCGCGACGCCGTCGCCGTCGACGTCGGCGACGGTGAACCGCGACTCGTAGCCGACGTCCTGCGAACCGAGGGTGACCGTGGCCTGCTCGGCGCCGTCGAAGGTGACGTTGAACTCGACCACGTCGCCGCGCTGTTCGGTGAAGGTCCCGTTCGAGAGCGACGCCGTGCCCTCGACCGGCTCGACCACGGTGACGGTGGCGGTGTCCTGCGTGTTACCGCCGGCCGCGACCACCGTGACGTTGTAGGTGCCCGGCTCGACGTCGGTGAAGCTGGCGTCGAAGAGCCCGTCGTCGCTCGCGGTCCGGGTGGAGACCGCGCGGTCGTTCTGGACCTCGACGTCGGGGAAGATCTCGGCCAGTTCGGACGCGCTCAGCTGGTCGGACTGGAGCGAGAAGTTGTAGTCCGCCCGGTTCGATTGGAGCCGGAGGTCGGTCTGCGAGTTCTCGCTGTCGTCGTTGACCACGGTCTCGTCGGCGAAGGTGGCGTTGAGCGTCTGCTGGGCCACCTCGAAGCTGGCCTCGCTCACGCTACCGACGCCCTGGACCGAACCGTCCTGGACGACCACGGGCCGGCCGTTCGCGTCGACGATGACGTACTCGCCCGGCGGCCCGGTCGAGAACGTCGCCGACCCGGTGGCGTCGAGCAGCACCTGGGTGGCGAGCGGGCCGATCTCGCCGTCCTGCACGCGGCGGATCTCCCAGACCTCGCTCGCGTTGGTCTCGTTGGCCGAGAACTGGAGGAACTGCCCCTGCCAGAACGTCTCGCCGGAGTCGACGGCCACCTCGTCGAGGCCGTCGTCCTGGGCCCGATAGTTAGACATCGCTGCGCCGGTCACGCCCGCCGCCGTCGCGCTGACGACGAGCAGTGCTGTCAGAAGTACACTCGTACGTGTTCGTGTCATGGATTTCCCCACCCCCGCACGGTCGTCTCCCCCCGAATCGTGCGGGTCTCGTGGGGACTTCGGCGAAATCCGATAAGTATCTTGTGACGGTACGGTGGGCTTGCCCGCGAACAAAGAGTGCCTAGCCCCGCGAACGGGGCGCAATCTGCCGGGTCGGACGGACGGCACGGCGTTCACATCAGCCAGCGAGAACGTCCGGAGTCGACGGAACGAACAGCGGACTCGGGAACGGCGAGGATGGGAGGACCGCCGACCCGCTGCGCCCGAAGCTACAACCCCCTGGGCGACGTAGCGCGCACGTCATGGACCGCACCAATCCCGCGACCGGCGAGGCGCTCGAACCGGTGCCGGACGACTCCGAGGAGGACGTCGACGCGGCGCTCGACGCAGCAGTCGAGACCTTCGACGAATGGAAGGACGTGCCCATCCGGAAGCGCCAGCAGTTGCTGGCCAACGCCGGCGACGTGCTCCGGGAGAACGCCGACGAGTACGCCGAACTGATGACCCGGGAGATGGGCAAGCCCCTGTCGTCGGCCCGCTCGGAGGTCGAGAAGTGCGCGTGGGTCTGCGACTACTACGCCGAGAACGCGGCAGAGCACCTCCAGGACGAGCGCCGGCCGGGCCCGGCCCACGCCGAGACGTACGTCTCCTACGAGCCGCTGGGCCCCATCCTGGCGGTCATGCCGTGGAACTTCCCGTTCTGGCAGGTGTTCCGGTTCGCGGCGCCCCACCTCACCGCGGGCAACGTCGGGCTGCTCAAGCACGCCTCGAACGTGCCGGGCTGCGCCGAGGCCATACAGGACGTCTTCAAGGAGGCGGGCTACCCCGAGGACGTCTTCCAGTCGCTCATCATCCACTCCGACCGGGCCGAGCAGGTCGTCGAGGACGACCGGCTCCAGGCGGTCACGCTGACCGGGAGCGCCCGGGCGGGTCGGTCGGTGGCCGAGACCGCCGGTCAGAACCTCAAGAAGTCGGTGCTCGAACTCGGCGGCTCGGACCCGTTCGTGGTGCTCGACGACGCCGACCTCGACGCGGCCGCCCGGGTCGGCGCTCGGGCCCGGACGCTCAACGCCGGCCAGTCGTGCATCGCGGCCAAGCGTTTCGTCGTCCACGCCGACGTGTACGACGAGTTCGTCGAGCAGTTCGTCGCGGAGATGGACGACCTGACCGTGGGCGACCCGACCGACGACGACACCGACCTCGGGCCGCAGGCCCGCGAGGACCTGCTGGAGACCCTCCACGACCAGGTCAGCCAGACCGTCGACGAGGGGGCGACCCTCGAACTCGGCGGGGAACCGCTCGACCGAGACGGGTTCTACTACCCGCCGACCGTGCTGACCGACGTGCCCAGGGACTCGGTGGCCGCCTGCGAGGAGGTGTTCGGCCCGGCCGCCGCCGTCTTCGAGGTCGAGGACGAGGCGGAGGCCGTCGAGGTCGCCAACGACACCCACCTCGGGCTCGGCGCGTCGGTCTGGACCACCGACCTCGACCGGGGCGAGCGGGTCGCCCACCGCATCGACGCGGGGATGACCTTCGTCAACCAGCTCGTGAAGTCCGACCCGCGGGTCCCGTTCGGCGGCGTCAAGGACTCAGGATACGGCCGCGAGCTGGCCGAGCACGGCATCGAGGAGTTCGTGAACAAGAAAACGATGTGGGTCCAGGAGGCCGACGCGAGCGAGGAGAACGTCGACGTCACGATAGAGTAGGCCCGCTGCGAGGCTCGGGGCGAACCTACTTCGAGTCCCGCCGGCGCTTGCGCATCTCGGCGACCGGGAGGCCGAGCAGGCCGACTACCAGCGCGCCGCCCAGCCCGACCGTCAGGGTGTCCTCGAGGTCCGACCCGCCGGAGCCGCCACCGCCGAGCGACCCGGCCGTCGGCTCGTCGGACGCGGCCTCGTCGCCGACCACGACCGCGCCCTTCATCCCCATCGCCTTGTGCGGGGTGCAGGCGTACTTCCTGATGCCGGCCTCGTCGAACGTCTGCTCGAAGGTGTGGCCCGCGCTGCCCGACGACTCGCTCTCGAACGAACCGTCCTCCGCGACCACGTTGTGGCTGCCGCCCTTCCCGGTCCACTTCCAGACGACCGTCGTGCCCGGGTCGACCCGGACCGCCGCCGGTCCGAACGCGAAGTTGCCGTTGTTTCCCTTCGCGCCGACCGTGATCGTCACTTCGGACCGGCCGGTCCCGTCGACGACGCCCTCGTAGTTCGAGACGTCGTCGAACCAGGAACCGAAGCCGCTCGCGACGTCCCCGCTGCCCGAGTCGCCGGAGCCCGAGGACGCGGACTCCCCGGACGACGACCCGGAGGAGGTGGGCGCGGCGGCGGCCGCTTCGGTTCCGACCACGACCGCGCCCTTCATCCCCATCGCCTTGTGGGGAGTGCAGGCGTACTTGACGACGCCCTTCTCCGAGAATTTCTGCTCGAAGGTGTGATCCGTGCTCCCGGTCATCTGGCTCTCGAACGAGCCGTCCTCGGCGACCACGTTGTGACTGCCGCCCTTCCCGGTCCACTTCCAGACGACCGTCGTCCCGGGGTCGACGCGGACCGCCGCCGGCCCGAACGCGAAGTTGCCGTTGTTGCCGGCCGCGCCCACCTCGACGGTGACCTCGGACTCGCCGGTCTCGTCGACCACCCCGTCGTAGTTCGAGACGCCCTCGAACCACCCGCCGAAGGCCGACTGGGCCGCCGCGGGGGTGGCGGCCCCGGCGCCGACCGCAGCCGCGCCGGCCACGCCCGCCGCGCCCTTCAGGAACGTTCGTCGGTCCAGTGCGCCGCCGGAGCGCGAGGTATCGGAGTTCATCGGTACCTGGAGGTTCCGGCCAGTGGGCGTTATAAACCCCCTCCGGTTCCCGTCTCGCGGTAATCCGCGCGAACATGTTCGGCCCCTACTCCAAGACCGTCACGGAGCGGAACTCGAAGCGCGCGCCGCCCGCCTCGCTCTCGGTGAGCCGGCAGTCCCAGTCGTAGATCTCCGCGAGCTGGGAGATGAACGTCAGGCCGAGCCCGATTCCGGCGGCGTTCGTGGTGTAGCCCGCCTCGAACACGCGGTCGCGCTCGGCCTCCGGGATGCCGGGGCCGTCGTCCTCGACGTAGAATCCCGAGGGCAGGTCGCCGACCCGGACGGTCAGGGGGTCGTTCTCCTCCTGACTCGGGGAGTCCGAACCAGTCGAGCTATGCTCGACGGCGTCCTCGTGAGCCTGCGAACGAGGGCTCGTGGAACCATGTTCCACGGCGTCCTCAGAAATCTTCGATTTCTGATGGGCTGCATCAGACTCCGTCTGATGAACGTCGTCGGCCTGTGGCCGACGGTTTGTCGAACCGTGTTCGACGGCGTTCTTGAACAGGTTCTCCAGCAGGTGCTGGACGTGGCTCCCCGCGGCCTCCACGACGCGGTCGGTCTCGACCCGGAGCCGAGCGTCGCCGGTCGCGAGTTCGCTCCACACCTCGGTCGCGGTCGCCGAGAGGTCGACCGGTTCGCGGTCGATGGTCGCGTCCGACCCCCGCGTCATGACCAGCAGGATGTCGATCATGTCGTCCATCCGGTCGAGCGCGTCCTCGACCTGCTCGAACGCGGTCTCGTCGCCGTCGGCCGCGCTCGAGACGTAGATCTGGGCGATGGAGAGGGGGTTGCGCAGCTCGTGGGCCAGCATGCTGGCGAACGATTCGAGCCGCTCGTTCTGGCGCTCGAGCTGGGTCTCCCGGCGCTTCCGGTCGGAGATGTCCCGGAAGTACACCGACAGCCCGCTCTCGGAGGGGTAGGCGTGGAACTCGAACCACGCCTCGAACGCCTCGACGTACTCCTCGCGGGAAACCGGCTCCTGGGACTCGGCCGCCCGCCGGAACGCCTCGCGCACCTCCGACTCCCGGAGTTCCGGCAGCGCGTCCCAGACGACGTCGCCGACCGGGTCGGTCCCGTCCGTGCCGAGCAGCCGCCGGGCCTGCTTGTTGGCGTGGACGAACCGCCACTCGTCGTCGAGCGCGACGAACCCGTCGTCGATGCGCTCGAACACCTCGTCGAGCTCGGCCTGGAGCTGGTCGCGCTGGCGCTCGATGGTCTGCTCGCGGTCGGCCCGGTCGAGCGCGGCCTCGGTGTTGGCCGCGAGTATCTTCGCGAGGTCGAGGTCCGCCTCGGTGAGCCGCTCGCTCACGGTCGACCCGGCCGTGAGCACGCCGTGGGGGCCCAGCGGGAGGATCATCTCGGTCTCGATCGGCGTCTCCGGGTTGTAGGCGCCCTCGCGGTCGGCGACCGACTCGTAGAGCTCGGGCGCTCCCGACTCGTAGACCCGCCAGGCGAGCCCCTCGCCCTCCGGGAAGCTCGGTACACCGTCGAACAGCTCCTCGGCCTCGGTCGTCGCGGCGATCGGTCGCAGCGCGCGGTCGGCCTGGTCGAGCAGATGGACCCCGCAGACCCGGAGGCCGAGGATGTCGCGGGCCGTCGAGACCGCCACGTCGCAGATCTCGGCCTTGGTCTCGGCTGCCATCAGGTCGCGGGTGACCGACCGGAGCGTCGCCAGCGTCTCCTCGCGGCGCCGGCGCTCGGTGACGTCCCGGAACACCGCCTGGTTGAGCGTCCGGTCGCCGATCTCGGTGATGCCCGCGCTGATTTCGACCGGGATCTCGCGTCCCTCGGCGTCGACGACGTAGTTCTCCCCGTCGTCCCGCACTACGCCGCCGGCCCGGACGTGCTCCTCGAACAGCCGCCGGTAGCGGTCGGCCTCGTCGGCCGGGTGGAGGTCGGTCTGGTGCATCCCGACGATCTCCTCGCGGGACTTGCCGAGGAGCTCCTCGGCGGCCTCGTTGGTGTCGACGATAACGCCGGTGTCGCCGTCGACGATGAAGACGGCGTCGGGCGCGGTGTCGACCAGCTTCCGGTACTGCTCGCGCGAGGCCTCGAGCTCGGCCTCCCGGCGCCTTCGATCGGTGACGTCCCGGCCGATGCCCGCGATACCCACCGGAGCGCCGTCGTCGTCGGTCATCAGGGCGCCGGTGAACTCGTGGGGGATTTCGGCGTCGTCGTCGGTCGCGAGCGGCGCCTCCACCCTGGCGCTGCCCTCCTCGAACACCCGCCCGATGGCCTCGGCGATCCGGTCGGCGGCCCCGTCGGCGAAGAAGTCGGTCGGGTCGCGGCCCGCGAGTTCGTCGTCGGCGTACCCGGTCACCGCGTTGGCCCGGTCGTTCCA
This region of Halorussus rarus genomic DNA includes:
- a CDS encoding FAD-dependent oxidoreductase, with translation MSDRFLVVGGDAAGMSAAGKAKRDDPDREVVVFERGDWVSYGACGILYYVKGEIADVEDLQVVEPRKFVEERGIDLRRHEEVVDVDPDARTVTVERGAERYEASYDDLLLATGGRAALPDAPGTDLDGVFAVRNLEAGRALRSYVLHEGDADTPANPTEGSGYGEKLRSHLRETDAEVVAVVGANKIGVEMAEAFSSQGFEVHLVEQGPRVLPAFGPDVAETVTDHLREQGVQLHLDASVERLAGEGGRVEAVETGDERIEVAAVLCDVGVEPNADLAASAGVELGETGAIRTDEYGRTGDDRIYAAGDCAEKRHLLTGERVRWPYALAANRAGRAVGRTVAGRPTPTGGIVGTGVMKAFDLEVARTGLDDEQARDAGFEPVSTTITTITRAHYYPGWSRIVVHATADAGSGRLLGASMVGAEGAAHRINSAATALHAGLTVEEVGRLDFGYAPPFGPVWDPVLLAAKALGDEME
- a CDS encoding NAD-dependent succinate-semialdehyde dehydrogenase, whose amino-acid sequence is MDRTNPATGEALEPVPDDSEEDVDAALDAAVETFDEWKDVPIRKRQQLLANAGDVLRENADEYAELMTREMGKPLSSARSEVEKCAWVCDYYAENAAEHLQDERRPGPAHAETYVSYEPLGPILAVMPWNFPFWQVFRFAAPHLTAGNVGLLKHASNVPGCAEAIQDVFKEAGYPEDVFQSLIIHSDRAEQVVEDDRLQAVTLTGSARAGRSVAETAGQNLKKSVLELGGSDPFVVLDDADLDAAARVGARARTLNAGQSCIAAKRFVVHADVYDEFVEQFVAEMDDLTVGDPTDDDTDLGPQAREDLLETLHDQVSQTVDEGATLELGGEPLDRDGFYYPPTVLTDVPRDSVAACEEVFGPAAAVFEVEDEAEAVEVANDTHLGLGASVWTTDLDRGERVAHRIDAGMTFVNQLVKSDPRVPFGGVKDSGYGRELAEHGIEEFVNKKTMWVQEADASEENVDVTIE
- a CDS encoding DUF7827 domain-containing protein — translated: MTRTRTSVLLTALLVVSATAAGVTGAAMSNYRAQDDGLDEVAVDSGETFWQGQFLQFSANETNASEVWEIRRVQDGEIGPLATQVLLDATGSATFSTGPPGEYVIVDANGRPVVVQDGSVQGVGSVSEASFEVAQQTLNATFADETVVNDDSENSQTDLRLQSNRADYNFSLQSDQLSASELAEIFPDVEVQNDRAVSTRTASDDGLFDASFTDVEPGTYNVTVVAAGGNTQDTATVTVVEPVEGTASLSNGTFTEQRGDVVEFNVTFDGAEQATVTLGSQDVGYESRFTVADVDGDGVATVRFNSYLAGISPDSPGISVVGEDNYTDFELLTDPTPGRLDAATYPIQVSVGQTRTAVGSIALSERSTGGIQVWTAPDAADVDSVSGLAEVATQDQDVAYQDWAVVEVQASGLYGYVQNISDLDNNETGVSMNVTRLGEINVPDEQVPLQQGRLFVDESGDRFFFVVDSNALEANATYHATFNLTAANPYVEPGNETSLETNFTVVPRDASFDQPVEVPPSSDATISGNSTLAPGSELTVEAANVDDNPFLKRQTATVSEDGTWEATFDFSDVPADTNFTASITELDVNATGQVVGEGAGAAAAEQTTTAAAQQTTAAEETPAAGDEEETTAADGGAETTAADGAAAEETATEMGAETTAAADDAAAEETTTTVEANAPAPGFGPVAALLGLAVLLAGGALATRRR
- a CDS encoding MmgE/PrpD family protein, producing the protein MTTTADIADFALGLEYEDLREETVDELQKRVLDSVGIAVAAMDEEPVGVVGDTVAEFGGEGCSLWGGGSSQDSEPAPAAATASPPDATMYNTALVRYLDYMDSFLAPGETPHPSDNIAAIVACGEYRDASGADLLAAIGVAYEVQAALAWNAPVRDRGWDHVTHTVISAATGAGKMLELDREQLRSAIGIAGTAHNALRVTRTEGISEWKGVASANAARNAVYSAFLAKNGMAGPTNLFEGRKGWKQTVSGEFRAEFTPAERVHDVMTKKYVAETYAQSAVEGIIEIAEREAIDPDEIEKIRLDTFAGAKLIIGGGEGSRYEVETKAQADHSLPYMLAAALVDRELTNAQYAPERIRGDDVQELLRKVEVSEDDELTARFEEGEMPAVVAVETADGTTYLVEKDQFEGHPNDPMSWDEIERKFHETAGTRYDANRRDEIIGAVRSLDERDVSDLVGLLD
- a CDS encoding halocyanin domain-containing protein, which gives rise to MNSDTSRSGGALDRRTFLKGAAGVAGAAAVGAGAATPAAAQSAFGGWFEGVSNYDGVVDETGESEVTVEVGAAGNNGNFAFGPAAVRVDPGTTVVWKWTGKGGSHNVVAEDGSFESQMTGSTDHTFEQKFSEKGVVKYACTPHKAMGMKGAVVVGTEAAAAAPTSSGSSSGESASSGSGDSGSGDVASGFGSWFDDVSNYEGVVDGTGRSEVTITVGAKGNNGNFAFGPAAVRVDPGTTVVWKWTGKGGSHNVVAEDGSFESESSGSAGHTFEQTFDEAGIRKYACTPHKAMGMKGAVVVGDEAASDEPTAGSLGGGGSGGSDLEDTLTVGLGGALVVGLLGLPVAEMRKRRRDSK
- a CDS encoding CGCGG family putative rSAM-modified RiPP protein yields the protein METTSDDREHDADLDSDVEPITDRVHDNSWSANLEQPHHAESRDLVVRQAGTAVEHTTAGNHVNLVTHGDHGHPETYLYDALREAFGDDVSWEYVEQCGCGGHVTRVHVE
- a CDS encoding PAS domain S-box protein, whose amino-acid sequence is MQSPGDSDPATSAPFRVLAVGELPPGADEGVDALESDAADVTVERVSTASGALDRLERAEVACVVAAASLPDADATAFLDGVRAAAPDAQFVAVSETDDADLAAAVLARDGTDFVHWRGAPYQRRQLVRRVENCVGRYRAERARARATASFDAGAGDPAEIDRRGSEADSELGDDLVGAALDALPDVFFVLDAQGRLVRWNDRANAVTGYADDELAGRDPTDFFADGAADRIAEAIGRVFEEGSARVEAPLATDDDAEIPHEFTGALMTDDDGAPVGIAGIGRDVTDRRRREAELEASREQYRKLVDTAPDAVFIVDGDTGVIVDTNEAAEELLGKSREEIVGMHQTDLHPADEADRYRRLFEEHVRAGGVVRDDGENYVVDAEGREIPVEISAGITEIGDRTLNQAVFRDVTERRRREETLATLRSVTRDLMAAETKAEICDVAVSTARDILGLRVCGVHLLDQADRALRPIAATTEAEELFDGVPSFPEGEGLAWRVYESGAPELYESVADREGAYNPETPIETEMILPLGPHGVLTAGSTVSERLTEADLDLAKILAANTEAALDRADREQTIERQRDQLQAELDEVFERIDDGFVALDDEWRFVHANKQARRLLGTDGTDPVGDVVWDALPELRESEVREAFRRAAESQEPVSREEYVEAFEAWFEFHAYPSESGLSVYFRDISDRKRRETQLERQNERLESFASMLAHELRNPLSIAQIYVSSAADGDETAFEQVEDALDRMDDMIDILLVMTRGSDATIDREPVDLSATATEVWSELATGDARLRVETDRVVEAAGSHVQHLLENLFKNAVEHGSTNRRPQADDVHQTESDAAHQKSKISEDAVEHGSTSPRSQAHEDAVEHSSTGSDSPSQEENDPLTVRVGDLPSGFYVEDDGPGIPEAERDRVFEAGYTTNAAGIGLGLTFISQLAEIYDWDCRLTESEAGGARFEFRSVTVLE